The following proteins are co-located in the Rattus norvegicus strain BN/NHsdMcwi chromosome X, GRCr8, whole genome shotgun sequence genome:
- the Cldn34c4 gene encoding claudin 34C4 isoform X1: MALFNKSANHQIRGFALATIAWIMCSASMGLPEWRIWYLEEPKVSSPSVAFIGIWRACICNHIDNSIRQRVCHHYSYRNALVPLDIRLAQHLLLIANIIGLVGTIRAVFALQKLYMEKLQKNDDNNPFVLSAVLNAVASTFIFLAIMCNYFSVPNKEVVCFLPSFQMPLFPYAQRVGSAMGVASVSAILFLLSAIIFISYCPSMENENLPLV; this comes from the coding sequence ATGGCATTGTTCAACAAGTCTGCCAATCACCAAATAAGAGGTTTCGCCTTGGCCACCATTGCATGGATAATGTGCAGCGCATCTATGGGCCTTCCAGAATGGCGAATTTGGTATTTGGAAGAACCCAAGGTTTCCTCCCCAAGCGTGGCTTTTATAGGTATTTGGAGAGCCTGTATTTGCAACCACATTGACAACTCCATCCGCCAGAGAGTTTGCCATCACTACAGCTATCGTAATGCCCTTGTTCCTTTGGATATCCGGTTAGCTCAACATCTGCTCCTGATTGCAAACATTATTGGTCTGGTTGGGACAATTCGTGCTGTCTTTGCTCTACAGAAGTTATACATGGAGAAGCTGCAGAAGAATGACGACAACAATCCCTTTGTTCTTTCAGCTGTCCTCAATGCTGTTGCTAGCACCTTTATTTTTCTTGCTATTATGTGTAATTACTTCTCTGTGCCAAACAAGGAAGTGGTAtgtttcctgccttctttccAAATGCCGCTTTTTCCATATGCTCAAAGAGTGGGAAGTGCCATGGGAGTGGCAAGTGTATCTGCCATACTGTTTTTGTTAAGtgctataatttttatttcttactgtCCTTCAATGGAAAATGAAAATCTTCCCCttgtttga